The genomic interval CGCGGTTCCCCGCACATCGACCGCGTGGTCGTTCTTCGCCACGTAGTGCTCGTTCACCAGGCTTGGAGCGATCCGCAGGCAGGCGGCCTCGAATGCCGGCCACTGCGGACCGCCGAACACGATGCTGTCCAGGTCCAGCAGGTTGGCCAGCTGCATGCCGACCCGAGCGAAGCCGCGCGCGGCGTCCTCGAGGATCTTCCGGGCCACGGGGTCGCCGCGATGCTCCGAGCGCTCCGCGAGTCGGGACAGTGCGGCTTCCACGGAGCGTGCGTCGTCGAGTTCGGTCCCCTTCTCCAGGGCGCCCTGCTCCACCGCGGTCCCCACGATCCGTGACGGGAGAGAGGAGACAGCCACGCAGCCGCGGCCCCCGCATTCGCACGGCGGCCCATCCGGGTCCGCGGTGAGGTGTCCGATATTGCCCAGATGGGAGAGGCGTCCGGCAGCGTTCCCTGCTCCGCGCAGCGGCTGTCCGTCCAGCACGATCCCGGCTGACACGCCGCTCCCCAGGTAGAGGAAGGCCAGATTCTCCGCATCGCGCGGTGTTCGCCAGATCTCGCCGATCGCTGCGGCGGTGCTGTCCTTCTCGACCACCACCGGCAGGCGCTGGCGCCGCGCGATCTCCTCGCGGAGCTCGACCGTCCCCCACCCAGGAAGCAGGGGAGGGCCGACGACCGATCCGTGCTCGACGTCGAGCGGACCAGGGGTCGCCACACCGAGTCCGGCGACCTCCTCATGCGGGACCGCGGCCTCCTCGAGCAGAGCTCGCACCTGCTCGTCGACCAATTCGAGCACGTGCTCGGGCCCAGGTGCCTGCGGTGTGGGCACGGTCAGCGCATGGACGTCATCGCCGGTGAGGTCGAGCAGCACCAGGGAGAGGCTCGCCGGATCGATGTGGAGTCCGATCGAGTACCGGCCGGTGGGAACGACCTCGTAGACGATGCGTGGAGCGCCCATCCCTGAGCGCACGCGCCCTGACTCCCGGATCAGTCCCGCAGTCACCAGGCGCTGGCAGATGTTCGAGAGCGTCTGCGGTGTCAGTCCCGTGCGCTGCACGAGCTCGCTGCGACTGGTGCCGGGAGAGCGTCGGATCAGGTCGAGGACCAGGACCTGGTTGTACCCGGCGACGCGGGGAAGGTTCGTCCCGCGGCGCCCCGGTCGCTCCATCGCCGGCTGCGGGTACTGCATTGCCATG from Brachybacterium kimchii carries:
- a CDS encoding ROK family transcriptional regulator, whose translation is MAMQYPQPAMERPGRRGTNLPRVAGYNQVLVLDLIRRSPGTSRSELVQRTGLTPQTLSNICQRLVTAGLIRESGRVRSGMGAPRIVYEVVPTGRYSIGLHIDPASLSLVLLDLTGDDVHALTVPTPQAPGPEHVLELVDEQVRALLEEAAVPHEEVAGLGVATPGPLDVEHGSVVGPPLLPGWGTVELREEIARRQRLPVVVEKDSTAAAIGEIWRTPRDAENLAFLYLGSGVSAGIVLDGQPLRGAGNAAGRLSHLGNIGHLTADPDGPPCECGGRGCVAVSSLPSRIVGTAVEQGALEKGTELDDARSVEAALSRLAERSEHRGDPVARKILEDAARGFARVGMQLANLLDLDSIVFGGPQWPAFEAACLRIAPSLVNEHYVAKNDHAVDVRGTAIGGHVGAVGAASLAMAETMFDAPGQLYLG